From a single Nothobranchius furzeri strain GRZ-AD chromosome 9, NfurGRZ-RIMD1, whole genome shotgun sequence genomic region:
- the LOC139071774 gene encoding uncharacterized protein — protein sequence MFKEKYGQQGTKDFRRLERLHQKRARLRNHLRFCLRCRDENITPTSLQLKTSIRTQTAQNIIERAQRALLKERIRNVITKQRRVEDELERGHLDLKRNYKLDKQMEELIKGHMMEKQEQEFIKVKERHIKKLNRLINKKKRGEIQGNSTPNSWVCNISQYKLTEAEESILKKGLNFAVTPKEIPYDEFIVATELACQQITDEGKKAELRNNVVGILKNSQIQHSNITKEEQSAMTALSKNEQIIILPADKGRTTVVMDREKYKQQMKQMLEDKNTYEILKKDPTENIKKNMKKLLKPLHEKGKITEKMYKHWIPTANITPRIYGTPKIHKQNTPLRPIVDSIGTPTYNMAKDISRIISPLLGNTDQHCKNSIELAKELKEITIEDNDILISHDVTSLFTKTPTQKTIDIVVNRIRQDKTLHKRTNLTADDIAQLIGLVANSTYFTYDNTIYKQLEGFAMGNPLSATLCEFFMEDLEQKAIATAPPNCKIKLWKRYVDDILEIIPKGQTETLTQHLNNIDDTGNIKFTYELETEGSIAFMDMKITRQTDGTLNINTYRKPTHTDQYLLWTSEHPTIHKMSVIRTLYHRANIITEERDRKQEDKHIQHALKTCRYPTWAINKGKQQTKTESKEQPKKRTRNPERQEPKPVITLPYIRGITEKIRATMKKHNINTPTKPYTTVRNRLVHPKDKISAGQKCGVIYEIPCKICNKTYIGETGRQLNTRTIEHRKECEKEANRKHTRAAKEEAESTIKKSAVTDHCLRENHIMDWDSTRIITTEQQKYKRWIKEAIEIRRRGCGTMNRDDGVYTLDHAWDCIVGEGRAGSRGRQRPLLPADKRRRK from the coding sequence atgttcaaagagaaatacggacaacaaggaacgaaggacttccgccgtttggaacgattacaccagaaacgcgcacgtctaagaaaccaccttcgcttctgtttaagatgccgggacgaaaacatcacacccacaagcctacagctgaaaacatcgatccggacccagacagcacaaaatataatagaaagagcacagagagcactgctcaaggagaggataaggaacgtcataaccaaacagaggcgtgtggaggacgaactggaaagaggacacctggacttgaaaaggaattacaaacttgataaacaaatggaggaactaattaaaggacacatgatggaaaaacaggaacaagagttcataaaagtgaaagaaagacacataaagaagttaaacagactcataaacaagaaaaagaggggagaaatacaaggcaactccacaccaaactcatgggtatgtaacatttcacaatacaaactaacagaagcagaagaaagcatattaaagaaaggtttaaactttgcagtcacaccaaaagaaataccatatgatgaatttattgtagcaacagaactagcatgtcaacagatcacagatgagggaaagaaagcagaactcagaaataacgtagttgggatattaaaaaacagccaaattcaacacagcaatattacaaaagaagaacaatcagccatgacagctttatccaaaaatgaacagataattattctaccggcagataaaggaagaaccacagtagttatggacagagaaaaatataaacaacagatgaaacagatgctagaagacaaaaatacatatgaaatacttaaaaaagatccaacagaaaacattaagaaaaacatgaaaaaattactgaagccactgcacgaaaaaggcaaaataacagaaaaaatgtacaaacactggattcccacagcaaacataacaccaagaatatatggaacaccaaaaatacataaacaaaacaccccacttagaccaatagttgacagcataggtacaccaacatacaacatggcaaaagatatcagcagaatcatcagcccgttattaggaaatacagaccaacactgcaaaaatagtatagaattggcaaaagaactaaaggaaattacaatagaagacaacgacatactcatctcacatgacgtcacatctctgttcacaaaaacaccaacccaaaaaaccatagacatagtagttaacagaatcagacaagacaaaactttacataaaaggacaaacctcacagcagatgacatagcacaactgataggactggtagctaactccacttacttcacatacgacaacacaatatacaaacaactggaaggcttcgccatgggtaacccgttatcagccaccctgtgcgagtttttcatggaagacctggaacaaaaagccatagccaccgcccccccaaactgcaaaataaaactatggaaacgctacgtagacgacatactggaaatcataccaaaaggtcaaacagaaacactaacacaacacttaaacaatattgacgacacgggcaacataaaattcacttatgagttagaaacagaaggcagcatagcatttatggacatgaaaatcaccaggcagaccgacgggaccctaaacataaacacatacaggaaaccaacacacacagaccaatatctattatggacatcagaacaccccaccatacacaaaatgtcagtaatcagaacattatatcaccgagcaaacataataacagaagagagagaccgtaaacaagaggacaaacacatacaacacgctttaaagacctgcagatacccgacatgggcaataaacaaaggaaaacaacaaacaaaaacagaaagcaaagaacaacccaaaaaaagaaccagaaacccagaaagacaagaaccaaaaccagtgataaccctaccatacatcagaggcataacggaaaaaataagagcaacaatgaaaaaacacaacataaacacaccaacaaagccatacacaacagttagaaacagattagtacacccaaaagacaaaatatcagctggacaaaaatgtggagtcatctacgaaatcccatgcaaaatatgcaataaaacatacataggagaaaccggacgccaactcaatacacggacaatagaacacagaaaggagtgcgagaaagaggcaaatcgtaaacacacaagagcagcaaaagaagaagcagaaagcacaataaaaaagtcagccgtaacagatcattgcttaagagaaaaccatataatggactgggacagcacacggatcataaccaccgaacaacaaaaatacaaaagatggatcaaggaagcaatagagataaggagacgtggatgtgggaccatgaacagggacgacggagtttacacgctggaccacgcatgggactgcatcgtcggagaggggagagcgggcagtagagggcgacaacgtcctctgctgcccgcagataaacggagaaggaagtga